GGCTTCCAGTTCCCCTCGTACACCCCGAAGAGCGTGGACCGTGACGAGCTGGGCATGACGCACGTGCGCCTGGACCGCCAGCACGAGGGCGTGAAGGTCTTCGGCGAGCAGGTCGTCACGCACCTGGACCAGCAGGGGCAGTTGAAGTCCGTTACGGGTGACCAGAACGACATCCCCGCGGGCCTCGGCACCCAGAAGCCGGCCCTGTCCCACACGCAGGTGCTGGACATCGCGCTGAAGGAGTTCAACGGCAAGCCGGACCGCCAGCCCCACTCCGAGCGGGTCATCTACAAGGACCCCACCGGCGAGTACCGCAACGCCTACCGCGTCGAGGTCTCCAACACGGACGGCACCGATGAGCCCCGCCGGATGAACTACCTGGTGGATGCGAACTCCGGGAAGATCTACGAGCAGTTCAACACCATCGACGGTTTCGCCCGTCAGCACGGCGCGGTGAACGGCCACGGTCACAGCCACGCGCACGGCGCGGATGGCCACGACCACGCCCACGGCGCGGATGAGGCGCACGCGGCGGCTCCGGGCACGTCCGCCGCCGACTCGGACATCAAGGCCTCCGCCACGCCGAAGGCCCCCATCAACGACCTGGCGACCGTCACGTCCAAGATCAACATCGACCAGGACGTCACGGTGGACCAGCTCAAGCTGGACCTGGACATCGACCACACCTTCAAGGGCGACCTGACGGTGGCGCTGACCAGCCCCTCCGGCAAGACGGAGACCATCCACAACCGCACCGGCGGCAGCGCGGACCACATCAAGGGCAACTTCGACCTGAGCGCCTTCAAGGGCGAGTCCGCGAAGGGCGAGTGGACGCTGACCGTGAAGGACAACGCGCGTCGCGACACGGGCACGCTGAATAGCTGGAGCCTGAACATCACCCCGAAGGCCACCCAGAAGCCCGAGGAGCCGGGCAGCCAGGCCAAGGCCGACGACACGTCCATGTACAGCGGCAAGGTCGCGCTGGAGACGACGAAGAACGCGGACGGCACCTACCAGCTCGAGGACAAGACGCGCGGCAAGGGCATTGGGACCTACGACGCGCTGAACCGTGAGCGCGCCAGCGGCCAGACGCAGGTCAAGGACGACAACGACGTCTGGGGCGAGGCCACGGACCCGGAGCGCAACCGCGCCGCGGTCGACGCCCACTTCGGCGCCCAGGCGACGTACGACTTCCTCAAGAACGTCCTCGGCCGTGACTCGATCGACGGCTCGGGCGAGAAGCTGGTCTCCTACGTCCACGTGAGCAACAACTACGTGAACGCGTACTGGGACGGCGAGAAGATGAGCTACGGCGACGGCGACGGCAAGACGGCCGGCCCGCTCACCGCGCTGGACATCGCCGGCCATGAAATCGCGCACGGCCTCACCGAGCGCACCGCCGGCCTCATCTACCGCGGCGAGTCCGGTGGCCTGAACGAGGCCATGAGCGACATCATCGGCGCGGGCGTGGAGTGGTACGCGGCCAAGTCGAACCCCGGCGTGAGCTTCAACTGGACGGTGGGCGAGCGCGCCTGGACGCCGACCAACGGCGATGACACGGACGGCCTGCGCTACATGGACGACCCGACGAAGGACGGGTACTCCATCGACCACTACAGCAACTACCCGAAGCAGACCGCCGTGCACGGCTCCAGCGGCATCGCGAACAACGCCTTCAAGCTGATGGTCGAAGGCGGCACCAACCGCACGTCCGGCATCGAAGTGAAGGACGGCATCGGCATGGAGGCGGGCCAGAAGATCTTCTACCGCGCCCTGGCCCACTACATGACGCCGAGCACCACGTTCGCCCAGGCCCGCGTCGCGACCATCAACGCGGCCACGGACCTCTACGGCGCGGACTCGGCCGAGGTGGCGAAGGTCAAGGAAGGCTGGAGCGCCGTCGGCGTGAACTAGTCGCCTGACGTCCTGAAGATTCCAGAGCCCGGTCCGGCCCGCGATACACCGCGGGCTGGCGCCGGGCTCCGGCTTTTGGAGGGCCCCGTTCGTGGCGAGGAAGGACCCGCGTCAGGAGGCGGAAGCCGTCACGGGTGCCTCCGTCACGGGCGTCGTCGCGGGCACGCCTTCCACCAGGAGCATGATGGAGTGCGCGCTCTCATGACGGAGCGCCTTGGCGGCGGCGTACTCCGGGGAGGACCACCAGGCCTGGGCCTGCTCCACGGAGGGGAACTCCAGCAGGACGAAGCGCGGGGGCTGCCACGTGCCCTCCAGCGCCTGCGTGGGCCCGCCGCGAACGAGGTAGCGGCCACCGTAGGGTTCGAGCGACGGAGGAGCGAGCTGCTTGTACCGCTCGTAGGTCTGCGCATCGTGCACCGAGACCTCGACCACGACATAGGCAGGCATGGACGCTCCTTGCGGCTGTCTCAGAACTCGTATCGGAAGACGACAGGTGCTCCCTGGGTCCGGTGCCGAGGGAACGTCCAAGCCCCAATCTTCTGCTGCATGCAACGCACGAGCGAAGTGCCGCGCAGCCACGGCGTCTCCGTGGTGATGGACTCCACCTTGCCACTGGGGAGAACGCTCAAGCGCAGCACTGCCCGGTCGCCCTCCCCCGGCGGCGCGGACTGCTCCCGGCCACAGGCCGCGAGCTCCGAACGGCGGGCGTGAACCACCGCGAAGACGGTGGCCAAGTCCAACGTCTCGCGCGGCGCGGTGGGATCCGGCGGCACCCACACGGTCCGCTTCTCCCGCTTGGTGGCGTTGGGGCCAGGCCCCGACAGCATGCGGTCGAAGTCCTCGTCCGGGCCCAGGTCATCCTCCGACCGGGGCGCCACCGCGGCCTCCGCCACCGTCGTGGCGGGCCGAGCCGAGGATGCCGGCTCCGGCGCGGGCGCCACCGAGTTCTTCCCAATCACGAACGCCACGGCGACATCCCGCGACGAAAGGCTGCCCGTGGGCCGCTCGAAGACGCGCTCCTCGGGCGAGGTGCGCGTGCCCCCCGTCGCGGCGCGCGTCGTGCGCTCTGTTCCCGTGAGCTCCGGTACGCGGTCTCCACGGTCGACGGAGACCGCGGACAGGCCCGGAGCGCTCGAGCCAGCACCCACGGGCGCCTCCGGAGGAGCACGCCGCGCGGTCTC
This genomic window from Myxococcus hansupus contains:
- a CDS encoding DUF1330 domain-containing protein is translated as MPAYVVVEVSVHDAQTYERYKQLAPPSLEPYGGRYLVRGGPTQALEGTWQPPRFVLLEFPSVEQAQAWWSSPEYAAAKALRHESAHSIMLLVEGVPATTPVTEAPVTASAS
- a CDS encoding M4 family metallopeptidase; this translates as MTIRRTEGPKPTIRTNAASETQAKTAAKPATIAPNVIKDGFGPAAKTTELARAEKTLKPLPPAVGRLSLDSREAQSAIQTSLAHLTPNTKTSIRNPGIVGGFQFPSYTPKSVDRDELGMTHVRLDRQHEGVKVFGEQVVTHLDQQGQLKSVTGDQNDIPAGLGTQKPALSHTQVLDIALKEFNGKPDRQPHSERVIYKDPTGEYRNAYRVEVSNTDGTDEPRRMNYLVDANSGKIYEQFNTIDGFARQHGAVNGHGHSHAHGADGHDHAHGADEAHAAAPGTSAADSDIKASATPKAPINDLATVTSKINIDQDVTVDQLKLDLDIDHTFKGDLTVALTSPSGKTETIHNRTGGSADHIKGNFDLSAFKGESAKGEWTLTVKDNARRDTGTLNSWSLNITPKATQKPEEPGSQAKADDTSMYSGKVALETTKNADGTYQLEDKTRGKGIGTYDALNRERASGQTQVKDDNDVWGEATDPERNRAAVDAHFGAQATYDFLKNVLGRDSIDGSGEKLVSYVHVSNNYVNAYWDGEKMSYGDGDGKTAGPLTALDIAGHEIAHGLTERTAGLIYRGESGGLNEAMSDIIGAGVEWYAAKSNPGVSFNWTVGERAWTPTNGDDTDGLRYMDDPTKDGYSIDHYSNYPKQTAVHGSSGIANNAFKLMVEGGTNRTSGIEVKDGIGMEAGQKIFYRALAHYMTPSTTFAQARVATINAATDLYGADSAEVAKVKEGWSAVGVN